The Streptomyces aurantiacus genome includes a region encoding these proteins:
- a CDS encoding Cof-type HAD-IIB family hydrolase has translation MTSATRRPGTPASPLPPRLIATDLDGTLLRDDKSVSPRTVAALAAAEDAGIEVFFVTGRPARWMDVVSDHVHGHGLAICGNGAAVVDLHGGPGAHRFVKVRELARENALDAVRLLRDAAPGTLFAIEQTYGFYQEPAYPKLHMEAPDALAPAEKLLASDAPGADEPVLKILAYHHEIAPDDFLMTARLAIGDRADVTRSSPSALLEISGPGVSKASTLALCCAERGISHEEVVAFGDMPNDVEMLTWAGTSYAMGNAHPDVIAAASGRTAANTEDGVAVVIERILAEHR, from the coding sequence GTGACCTCAGCGACCCGACGGCCCGGGACCCCGGCCTCCCCTCTCCCGCCCCGCCTGATCGCCACGGATCTCGACGGCACCCTGCTGCGCGACGACAAGTCCGTATCACCGCGCACGGTGGCCGCCCTGGCCGCCGCCGAGGACGCCGGCATCGAAGTCTTCTTCGTGACCGGGCGCCCGGCCCGCTGGATGGACGTCGTCAGCGATCACGTCCACGGTCACGGCCTCGCCATCTGCGGAAACGGCGCCGCAGTGGTCGATCTGCACGGCGGCCCCGGCGCCCACCGCTTCGTCAAGGTCCGGGAACTGGCGCGGGAGAACGCGCTCGACGCCGTGCGGCTGCTGCGCGACGCCGCTCCGGGCACCCTCTTCGCCATCGAGCAGACGTACGGCTTCTACCAGGAGCCCGCGTACCCGAAGCTGCACATGGAGGCCCCTGACGCCCTCGCGCCCGCCGAGAAGCTTCTGGCGTCGGACGCTCCGGGTGCCGATGAGCCGGTGCTCAAGATCCTCGCCTACCACCACGAGATCGCTCCGGACGACTTCCTCATGACCGCCCGCCTGGCCATCGGTGACCGGGCCGACGTGACCCGGTCCAGCCCCAGCGCCCTCCTGGAGATCAGCGGGCCCGGCGTATCGAAGGCCAGCACCCTCGCACTGTGCTGCGCCGAGCGCGGTATCTCGCACGAAGAGGTCGTCGCCTTCGGTGACATGCCGAACGACGTGGAGATGCTCACCTGGGCGGGCACGTCGTACGCGATGGGCAACGCGCATCCCGACGTGATCGCCGCCGCGTCCGGGCGTACGGCCGCCAACACCGAGGACGGCGTGGCGGTCGTGATCGAACGGATCCTCGCGGAGCACCGGTAG
- a CDS encoding M23 family metallopeptidase: protein MRSRRRHPPLVLVLLCATAVLVARPTTAAGDGGGSGGVGAEVVRLYEEASLATQQYETGRREAEVQRGRAQRLERLLERERQDIAALHGDLGRIARAQYRTGGGLPHTAQMLLAESPEELMRGQRAVWQADLALNNAVSKSRRAENRLSADEAKAASAWQALERRNGELAEIKRGIERRLEEAQWTLQGQADASVAAGACRGSVRLDQPRTAFTQPWVAPVETYGLSAGFGSGGDRWASRHTGQDFAVDIGTPVRSVGAGRVVKVSCGGPFGIEVVLEHAGGYYTQYAHLAAATVDQGERVAAGQWIGQSGTTGNSTGPHLHFEVRLTPQLGSGIDPREWLARRGVQLQGVSPRGG from the coding sequence ATGCGCTCACGCCGTCGCCACCCCCCGCTCGTCCTGGTGCTGTTGTGCGCGACGGCCGTCCTGGTGGCCAGGCCCACGACGGCCGCGGGCGATGGCGGTGGCTCCGGTGGGGTCGGCGCCGAGGTCGTGCGGCTGTACGAGGAGGCGTCACTGGCGACACAGCAGTACGAAACCGGCCGCCGCGAGGCGGAGGTGCAGCGGGGCCGGGCGCAGCGGCTGGAGCGGCTTCTCGAACGGGAGCGGCAGGACATCGCCGCACTGCACGGCGACCTCGGCCGCATCGCACGGGCCCAGTACCGCACCGGCGGAGGGCTTCCGCACACCGCGCAGATGCTGCTCGCGGAGAGCCCTGAGGAGCTGATGCGCGGGCAGCGGGCCGTCTGGCAGGCGGATCTGGCGCTCAACAACGCGGTCAGCAAGAGCCGCCGGGCGGAGAACCGGCTCTCCGCCGACGAGGCGAAGGCCGCGTCGGCCTGGCAGGCGCTGGAACGGCGCAACGGCGAACTCGCCGAGATCAAGCGGGGTATCGAGCGGAGACTGGAGGAGGCCCAGTGGACGCTCCAGGGGCAGGCGGACGCCTCGGTCGCCGCCGGTGCCTGCCGGGGTTCCGTCCGGCTCGACCAGCCGCGAACGGCCTTCACCCAGCCGTGGGTCGCGCCGGTGGAGACGTACGGGCTCTCCGCCGGGTTCGGCAGCGGCGGTGACCGCTGGGCGAGCCGGCACACGGGCCAGGACTTCGCGGTGGACATCGGCACGCCGGTGCGGTCGGTGGGTGCAGGGCGGGTGGTGAAGGTGTCGTGCGGCGGCCCGTTCGGCATCGAGGTCGTGCTGGAACATGCGGGGGGCTACTACACGCAGTACGCCCACCTGGCCGCCGCCACGGTGGACCAGGGGGAGCGGGTGGCCGCGGGGCAGTGGATCGGCCAGTCGGGCACGACCGGCAACTCGACCGGACCTCATCTGCACTTCGAGGTGCGCCTGACACCGCAGTTGGGCTCGGGAATCGATCCGCGGGAGTGGCTCGCCCGACGGGGGGTCCAGCTCCAGGGCGTCAGCCCCCGGGGAGGCTGA